In the Flavobacterium sp. 90 genome, TTATGCATATTGGTCGTGGTAGCGGCGCCAATAGTATTATTGCCTATTGTTTAGGAATTACCGATATCTGTCCGCTTGAACTTGATTTGTATTTTGAGCGCTTTTTAAATTTAAATCGAAAAAGTCCTCCTGATTTTGATATCGATTGGAGCTGGAAAGAACGCAATACAATTTTAGAATATATATTCGATAAATACGGTCGCGATCACGTTGCTTTTTGCGGAACTAATGTAGAATTCAAACATCGCTCTATTTTTAGAGAAGTCGGAAAAGTATTTGGTCTTCCGAAAGAAGAATTAGACATGTTAGCCAAAAATCCGATGGCATTACACGAAACCAATTCTATCGTAAAACTAGTTCAGGAATACAGTATTATGATGAATAAATACCCTAATCAACGTAGTATGCACGCTTGTGGTATTATCATTTCTGAAGAACCAATTACTAATTATACGCCGCTGGAAATGCCTCCAAAAGGATTCCCAATCGTGCTTTTTGACATGCATATTGCCGAAGAAATTGGTTTCGAAAAATTCGATATTTTAAGTCAGCGTGGAATTGGTCATATTGATGATAGTGTAAAACTAATTGAGAAAAACCGCGGAATAAAGGTTGATATTCGTAATACTTCGATTTCTAAAGACGAAGCTGTATGTAATATTTATTTGGCTCAAGGCCAAACTATTGGTTGTTTTTATATCGAAAGTCCAGCAATGCGTGGATTATTACGCCGACTGAATTGTGATAATTATAAAATTCTTGTTGCAGCTTCTTCTATTATTCGTCCCGGCGTGGCGCAATCCGGAATGATGAAAGAGTATATTTTTCGTCATAATAATCCGGATCAGTTTCAATATTTTCATGAAGTTTTTAAGGAACATCTTGGCGAAACTTACGGGATTATGGTGTATCAAGAAGATGTGATAAAAATTGCCCAACATTACGGTGGACTTCCAGCTGCTGATGGTGATATCCTGCGTCGTGCCATGTCCGGAAAAGGACGTTCTATGGAAGCTTTACAAAAAGTAAAAGATAATTTCTTCGCTTGTTGTGCCCAGAAAGGTCATCCCGAAGCACTTAGTCAGGAAATTTACCGCCAGATTGAATCCTTTGCCGGGTTTTCGTTTTGCAAAGCGCACTCGGCTTCTTATGCCGTAGAAAGTTACCAAAGTTTATATCTTAAGATTAATTATCCTGTAGAATTTATGACAGCGGTAATCAACAATCAGGGCGGATTTTACAGAACCGAAGTTTATGTTCACGAAGCGCGTATGTCCGGCGGAACAATTATGAATCCTTGTGTAAATAAAAGTGAATATCAAACTACCGTTTATGGAACTGATATTTATCTCGGTTTTATGCATTTGCAAAGTCTTGAATCTAAAACAGCTCATTTAATCGAATCGGATCGGGAGAAAAATGGTGATTTTCTTTCTTTAGAAGATTTTATCAATCGGATACCTATTGGAATTGAAAGCATGAAAATTCTAATATTTATAGATGCTTTTCGTTTTACAGGAAAAACCAAAAATCAGCTTTTGGTCATTGCCAGTTTGCTCTTAAACAACTTCAAACCCGAAAACAGAAGTTTGATGTTAATGCAGGAACCAGTAAAAGAATATAAACTTCCTACTCTGGAACGTTCTTTATATGAAGATGCTTTTGACGAAATCGAACTCTTAAGTTTTCCTGTATCATGTACGGTTTTTGATTTATTACAAACCAAATATCGAGGAAATATTATGGCGAAAGATCTTGTCATGCATCACAAAAAACAGGTTCGAATGTTGGCTTATCTAATCGCTCGAAAACAAGTTCCAACTAAAAAAGGAAATATGTATTTCGGGACCTGGATTGATCACGAAGGTTCTTATTTTGATACAGCGCATTTTCCGGATAGTTTGGCAGAATATCCTTTTCAGGGCGGAGGTTGTTATTTACTTTTAGGAAATGTAGAAGTTGATTATCATTTTCCAACAATCACGATTATCAAAATGGCTAAGATGCCTTTTATTCCTGATCCAAGATATATGGATGCCAAAGATCAATATAAAACCCAACAATTAATCAAGGAAGATGTTAGCCCTACGCATCGGGAACCTTATCCGCAAGGACATGAAATTAATTTGCCACGACATCGAATGAAATTTCAGAATACATAAATAATTGAGGCATAATTTTTTAAATAATAGAAGACGAAATTACGTTATATACAGATGAAAAAGCAAGAATACGCCATAGTAGATATCGAAACCACCGGTGGAAACGCCAGTGGCAGCCGCATTACCGAAATTGCCATTATCATTCATGACGGAGAAAACGTGATTGAACGATATGAAACGCTTGTGAATCCCGAAAAGGAAATTCCAATTTCGATTTTTGCCTTAACAGGAATTAATAATGAAATGGTAGCTAATGCGCCAATCTTTGATGATATTTCGGAGAAAGTACTAGAAATGCTTACAGATCGAATCTTCGTGGCGCATAATGTCAATTTTGATTATTCATTTGTTCGTCATCAACTCGAACAAGCAGGTTTTAAATGGACAGCCAGAAAGTTGTGTACCGTTCGCGCAGCCAGAAAAATCAGACCAGGTTTCTCCTCCTATAGTTTAGGAAAACTTTGTAATTCGCTTGATATACCTTTAGAAAACCAACATCGTGCCGGCGGAGATGCAGCTGCCACGGCAATATTATTTTCGCGATTACTCGAATGGGACGATGAAGGTCATATTGAACAAATGATCAAAAACACGGCACAAGATCAGCGTTTACCTCCTAATCTTCCGCCAGAAGATTTTGATAATTTACCTGAAAAACCGGGTGTATATTATTTTTATAATGAGGTAAATAAAGTAATCTATGTGGGTAAAGCGGTTAATATAAAAAAACGTGTTGCTTCTCATTTTAGCGGACACAAAATTAATCCGCAAAGGCAAAATTTCTTGCGCGATATTTACTCGATTTCCTTTGAAGTTTGTGGCAACGAATTGATGGCTCTTTTATTAGAATGTACCGAAATTAAACATCTTTGGCCAACTTATAACAGAGCTTTAAAACGATTTGAACCCAAATTTGGGCTGTATGAATATGAAGCCCGTAACGGATACAAATATCTCGCTATTGGAAAACTCAATAAATTTCAGTCTTGTATTGAGCATTTTAGTAGCTTACACGAAGCAACAAATATATTGCGAGGTTTGGCAGAACGATTTGACATTGATTATAGATTTTGCAAATATTCAAAACCTGAAGAAGGTGAAGTATTTCAAAATAAAGATAAAGATTTACCCGATGTTTCGCTCCACAATGAGCAAGTCGGCAATGCTATTGATTTTTTATTAAACAACAGACCTTCTTTTGCGATTATAGAAAAAGGAAGAACGGCAGGAGAAAGAAGTTGTATCTGGATAGAAAATGGTCATTTTTATGGTATGGGATATATTCCGTCAGATGTTGCGATTACTGATTCTTCAGAAATAAAAGATTATGCTACGCCTTATAAAAGCAATCAATACATTGTACAATTGATTTTTGCTTATGCGGAAAAAAATCCGCGAAAAGTTTTTTTCAATAAGAACTTGCTAAAATCAGGAATATGAAACTAATCTAATTTAAAAAATAGAGCTATAAACTAAAAGTATTGACTTATGACACTATTTAGCGATACCGAATTATTTGCCACAGGTTTAAAAGGAAAAAAAATATTTGACCTGCCTGATGCAGAACTTATTTTGATCGATAACTTTTTTACCAAAGAAGAATCTGATCGCTTTTATGAAAAAATACTTCATCAAACTAAATGGAGAGAATATGAAATGGAAATGTATGATAAAATTGTTACGGCTCCCCGAATGATTTCGTGGTATGAAGACAAAGATAATGTTGGAGCAGATCAAAATGGTCCAGATTGGACTTATAATTTATTAACGATTAGAGGCCGTGTCGAAAGAGAAACTCAGATTGAATTTAATAGTCTCTTGCTTAATTTATACCGAGATGGCAATGATGGTGTTTCGTGGCATAGCGACAAAGAACATAACTCGGGACCAAATCCAATTATTGCTTCGGTAACTTTTGGGGAAACCAGAATGTTCAGACTTCGTCATAAATTTCGCAAAGAAATTCCGCAAGTAGAAATTCCTTTGCATCACGGATCTTTTCTATTAATGGCGGGAACAACCAATAGTTTCTGGCAACATCAGGTTCCTAAAACAGCCAAAAATGTATTGCCACGAATCAATTTAACCTTTAGACGAACTAACCGAAGCGAATGATTTGTAAATCACTTAAAATGAGTTTTATTTTAACGCTGAAACGACGAGGAAAATTCCTCCTCTAAAAGTTAAAATACTCAGTACATGAACCTTTTATTAGGCAGAACCTATCTTTTTTACTACTTTTGCAACCTTTTTTTATATATACATTACTATAATGGCTTATTCAAACAATGATTTATTGCGCTTTTTAGATGCACAAAACAAACTTTATCTTACTGCTTTTTCTGAAATCAAAAAAGGAAAAAAAGAGACACATTGGATGTGGTTCATTTTTCCTCAGATTAAAGGATTAGGCTCAAGTGATACTGCAAATTATTATGCCATTAACGATCTCAAAGAAGCAACCGAATATTTAGAGCATCCTATTTTAGGGAAACATCTTATAGAAATTTCGGAGTTATTTTTGACTTTCAAACGAAAATCAGCCGATGGAATTTTAGGTGATTTAGATGCACGCAAATTACGTTCTTCTATGACGCTTTTCTCTTTGGTTGAAAATACAAATCCTGTATTTCAGGAAGTTTTAGAAGCTTTTTTCTCAGGAGAATCAGATCCTCTTACCTTATCTATTATTAATTCAACCATAAAATCATCTGTCGAAACTGAAATGGTGTAATTTATACTAACTTTTTCCAGATTATTTAAATTAAAAAGACACTGCGTTTTTTGCTTTTGCAAATTGGTAGTGTTTTTTTTTATGCCCACGGGTTTTACGGATTAAACGGATTTACATAGATTTCTGTTTTAAACTTTATATTTCTTGTTTTTAGATATAAAAAATGCCTTGTTTTTAGCAAGGCATTTTTTGTATTCTATTATTGAGTAATAAAAGATCAGCGTTAATCTGTTTAATCCGTAAAACCCGCGGATAAATCATATTTATACTTAGAAACTAAGTGTCTAAGCGACTTAGCACCTTTCCTTTAATCTTCTTTCGGTTTTGTTAGGTAATATACCGGAATTCCTGTTAGCATAATTAATACTCCCCAACCACAAGTTGAGAATTTTGTAATTAATAAAGAAACACAAATTGCCGCTGCGATCACAATATACAACATTGGCAAAAACGGGTATCCAAATGCCTTGTAAGGTCTTTCTAAATCCGGCATTTTTTTGCGTAAGATGAAGATTCCGTAGATTGTTAGTATATAAAAAATCAATACAATGATGATTACGAAATCTAATAAGTCTCCATATTTACCTGTCAAACATAAAGCCGAAGCCCAAATACATTGCGCCCAAAGTGCCCAAGCCGGAACACTTGATTTGTTTAAAACAGCTGCTTTTTTAAAGAACAAACCATCTTTTGCCATTGTATAATATACTCTTGCACCAGCCATAATTAATCCGTTGTTGCAGGCAAAAGTCGAAATCATGATCATAATTGCAATGATCAGTGTTCCAATGTTTCCAAAAATATAATGCGAAGCTACAACTGCTACTCTATCTGATTTTGCTGTTGCAATTTCGTTTAACGGAACTACAGCCAAGTACATCAAATTTGTCAGTACATAAATAATTGTCACAATAAAGGTCCCTAAAAATAAGCTGAAACCAACATTCCTTTTTGGATTTTTAATTTCTCCAGCGATAAAAGTCACACCATTCCAAGCGTCACTTGAGAATAAAGATCCAACCATTGCAGCAGAAATTCCCGTAATCAAAGCTGTTCCGCCAATTGGTAACCATGAACCACTTTCGGCATTATACGAACGAGGAGTCCAGGCATCTGTCCAGTTCGCATCCCAAATAGAAGCTTTTGCTCCTAATGTTAATCCGAAAACTATTAAACCTAATAATGACAGTATTTTGATAATCGTAAGGACAGTTTGAAGAATTTTTCCGTTTTTAACACCACGGCTATTAATAAAAGTCAGTAAGATAATGGTAACAATTGATACTAATTGTGCTGCATTGAGTTTAAAAGATCCCAATTCATAAAGTATATTTTCATCACTTAGCGGCTCATATAGATAAGCTGCGAATTTTGAGAATGCCACCCCAACAGCTGCAATGGTTCCGGTTTGAATTACGGCGAAAAAACTCCAACCGTATAAAAACGCGATTAGTTTATTATAAGCTTCTTTTAGATATACATACTGCCCTCCTGCTTTTGGGAACATTGCACTCAACTCTCCGTAACTTACTGCGGCTATAATTGTGATCAATCCTGAGATTAACCAAATTAGCGTTAACCATCCTGCAGAACCTACTTGTCTGGCGATATCAGCACTTACAATAAATATTCCGGATCCAATCATCGAACCTACAACAAGCATGGTTCCGTCTAATAATCCGAGTTCTCTTTTAAAATTTTCCTGGTCGTTTTCTTGCATTATTTTGGTTTTTGGGTTGGTTAAAGATATACTTTTTTCTGAGATTGTATAACTCTGATTATTAGTTTATATCTAATTCTTGATGTTCTGTTTTGTTCTTAAAATGCAAATTAACGAAATCGATATAATTACAAAATAGTATAGACCGATTTTCCTTTAAAATTGACCGAAAATAAAATCTCATCAAACTACTAGATATTTAATGTAAAAACATTAAACCTTAAAAAAACAGAAAACTGTTTTTTTAATCATTCTAAAAGTGCCCTCCAACGAAAGTAACAAAGCTCTAAAAAAAACCTAAATCAAGGCTTTAATAAGTTAAACAAAAACAACTAATTAATTGCATTATAATTTATTAGTCAAAAGTATTTAAAATTAGTTGCATTAACTCTTTTTTTTAAATCAAAAGTTAAAACTGATTTTTACAAACAACAAACCAAAACACAAAAAACTGATTACCAATTATTTAAATGACAAAAATACATTTATCAGATAATTTAACAAGAAAAAATAAATCATCCGTTAAACTCTATTCTTTTTTTGCTAAATTTGATACAGGAGTTAATCGGCCTTAAAATTTCAAATATTTCATTAACAATTGTTTATACTTTTAATAAAAAAAAACATAATCCCAAAAAAGATTATAAAAACAGAGAAGAACCACTTACAAAGCAAACTTTGCAAGACAGAAGACTAATTATTAACCTACAAATTCAAAAATTATGTTTAAGGTCAATTTTTTCAGCAAACTGCGTTTCCCAAATGTTTTTATTCTTTTATTAATCGTATTTATTTCTTGCGCTTTATTAATTTGTATTAACATTTTTACGATCAAAATCTTATCCGCTAACAGAGCATATGTTAATGGCGAATCACATTATTCAAAAGGTCAAAAAGATGCTTCACGCCACCTTATAACTTATCTTTTTACCAAAGACAAGAATCAGTGGAAATTGTATCAGGAGGAATTAAAGGTTCCGCAAGGAGATGGTATTGCCCGCGAAACACTTATGAAAGCCGGCGACAATGAAGTTGCCCGAAAAGCACTACTTGTTGGCAGAAATCATCAGGAAGATCTTGATGATTTGATTTGGCTATTTGTGAACTTCAAACAGGTTTCTTATTTATCAAAAGCAATAAATGAATGGGGTCAGGGAGATCAATTAATCTTTAAATTATTTGTTATTGGCGAACAAATCAATGCCAAAATAAATCACAATATCCTAAGTATTGAAGATCAGAAAAAATTCCTTCAGGAAATTAGTGTCATAAGTGATAAACTAACTATTAACGAACGAAATTTTTCGAATACATTAGGAGAAGGAACCCGCAAAATCAAGTTTTTACTAACCATTTTCAATGTTATTTTCATCTTGATTATAGTTTGTAGTGTTTGCCTATATTATTCGATAATGGTAAAACGCTTATTATTTTCAAAGAAAGAAACCGAAGCTAAAAACGAAAATCTGATTCTTGTCAATCATGAACTTGATCGCTTTGTTTATAGCGCCTCACATGATTTAAGATCGCCTATAACTTCTTTAAAAGGTTTAATTGAAATTACACAATTGGAAGATGATGTTGATCAAATTAAAGATTATCTAAGTTTAATGTATCAAAGCCTCACAAAGCAAGATCAATTTATTAGCGACATTATTGATTACTCAAAAAATAAACGAAAATTAATTATAGTAGAACCTGTGAGTTTACAAGACTTGTTCAATGAAGCTATCTCACAATTGATGCATATTGAGAATGCAAACAGAATAACTTTTAGACAAGAATTACTGATTGATCAAATTCAGAGTGATGGTTTACGTCTAAAAATCATTATCAGTAATCTAATTTCTAATGCTATAAAATATGCTGATAATAGTAAACAGGAAATGTTTATCTCTATAAAAACTTATATTCAGGAAGGCTTTAATAAAATTGAAGTTGCCGATAACGGAATTGGCATCAACGATGAATTTAAGGATTATATTTTTGAAATGTATTATGGTACAAATAAAAACAAAGGATCTGGTTTAGGTCTTTATATTGTAAAAGAAGCTGTCGAGAATATTAAAGGAAACATTTCCGTGTTTTCAGAAAGCAATATCGGCAGTAAGTTTATTGTAACAATTCCTAACGCCTATGGAACTTAATTCTTTGTTTTTATTAATTGAAGACAACCTGATTGACCAGCTTGTTACGAAACAATTACTAAAAAAAGTTTTTAGTATTGAACAAGTATCTATTGCAAATAATGGAAAAGAAGGAATTCAATGGCTTAACAATAACAAAAGAATTAACCACCAACCACTTATCATCTTGCTAGACATTCAAATGCCAATTATGAATGGCTTTGAGTTTCTGGATGAATTTCACAAACTCAGTAAAGATGCAAAAAAAGGAGTTCAGATTTATGTACTTTCTTCAACCTTAGATGCTGACGAAATTAAACTAATAGAAGAAAATGAGTATGTAACTGATTTTTTAAACAAACCATTCCCAATTGAGGAATTGAAAACTAAGTTTTTATAGCTGAAAAACTATTGTAAAACGCGATTTACTTGCGAAAAGGTTCTTCCGTAATAAGGTTCTTTAGTTGAAGAAATCATTACGCCACCGTGTGTTGAAGAATGAACAAATTTAATTTCTCCGTCCAAAACCTCAACTACCATTCCAACATGGTTGATATGCCTTCTTCCATTGGTTCTAAAGAAGATTAAATCTCCTTTTTGCGCTTCTTCTGAATTGACTTTCATTCCAATTCTAGATTGCTCGATAGAACTTCTTGGGAGCTTAATATCAAAATTATTAAAAGTACAAATCATTAATCCTGAACAGTCAAACCCTGCTTTTGTGGTTCCGCCCGATCGATATCTTATCCCAATATTATCAGTTGCATTTACAATCAATTGATTTACTAAATCCGAATGATTACTTACTCTAAATATTGTAGTGGTATCTTTTTTAATTTCCGAATTATCAGCAATCTGACCCGAAGTTGCTAAATTATCATTAATTGCCGGAGTTGTTGACAAACCTGCTGCGGCATCAGCTTTTTCTTTTGTAGTACGAATTTTTAATACATAACCTACCGCTAATTTTCCTTTGATAAACGGATTTTGCTTTTCCAGTTCTTTAACTGTTATTCCGTATCGTTTAGCAATTGCATATTTTGTTTCTTTTGGCTGAACTTCAACTGCAACTTCTACATTTGTTGTTGCAGGAACAATTTCTGGTTTTGCAGCTTCTGAAGTTGTTCCGGTATTTTCTGCAACCTGAGTTTCAGAAGCAACAGAACTATCTTTTATCAGCTGATCTGCTTTTTCTTTTGATGTTCTAATTTTTAAAACAGATCCTACAGGCAACTTTCTTTTAATTGATGGATTTTGGCGTTCTAATTCTGCAACTGTTATTCCGTATTTTTTAGCAATCAGATATTTCGTTTCTTTTGGTTTTACCTCAACAATAACCTCGACATCTGTAGAAGGAATTATTTCTGGTTTCTCTAGATTTTGCTTTTTCGTTGTCTTTTCATTTGACACAATAGCACTAGACGGAATATTAAGCTTCTGTCCTATCTTCAAAGCTTCACTTTCCAATGAAGGATTTGCTTTTTTTAAATCATCGACAGAGATATTGTATTTTTTTGAAATTACCCAGAGATTTTCTTTTTCCTGCACTTCGTGCAAACCTGGATTTGATGTTGCTGCGGGAGTTGTATTGGCAGCAATTTCAGTTTTTTTCGTAGTAGCTTTTTTATTGTTATTCGGAATTAACAAGACCGAATTTAATTTTAGAACTTTGGGTGCATTGGGATTGGCTTCTTCAATGTCTTTAGTTTTTACACCATATTTTTTAGCAATTACAGATAGATTTTCTCCTTTTGATATTTTGTGCTTGATAAACTTTTCCTGAGAAAAAACACCAACGCTGAAAAAAAACAATACTATAATTAATCTAAAAACCATACCTATTAAAGTTTAATGAATACTTTTTTAAGTTAAGACAATATTTTAAACTCAAAAAGAGCAAATATATTACCCAAAAAGGCTAATTTAACTTTTTAATATAAAACATAAACGTTTTTTAACAACTAATTTAATTGAAATTAACAGACTCGGCACAGAAATTGAGCCAACATTTTGAAACACTACACTTTATACAAATAAGTATTTTTTAATGGTAAACTAACCCATAAACCGAAAACTTGTGAAAAAACTACTCCTTATTATCTTTTTTCTGCCATTAATAACAATAGCTCAAAATATAAAAGGCATTATTTTTTCTCAAAAAACAGATCTTCCTATTGAAGACACTAATGTTTTTGCTCTATCGAGTAACACCGGAACTTTATCAAATGTAAAAGGTGAATTTGCATTAAAACTTGACACCAAATTTAAAGACAGTGACACTTTACAGTTTTCTCATATTGGCTTTATTACCACAAAAATCTCCATAACTGATTTAAAGAAATTAGATTTTAAGGTTTCTCTTCCTGAAGATGTCGAAAATTTATCCGGAGTGACCATTTCCGCAAATCAGAAACTGACTTTGAAATCGAAACTTTCCTTTAAGAAGCTTTCAGCTTTAAAGAATCCAGTTTTTGCATTTGGTTCTTTTTTGAAAGATGAAAAAATTTATGTTATTGGTGGAGATGCTTCTTTTGATTCGGATGCTTTTAAAAAAGTCCGATTAGAAAAGCCTGATTTTTCTTTAAAAGATTATTTAGATGAAATAAAATACAACACAACTCTTTTTTATTATAAAGGAGATTTTTCGACCTATAATATTAAAACAGATTCCTGGGAAGTTTCCAATTTAAAATTTAAGAAAAGAGCATTTCATAATATTCACTTCTATAATAACTCTATATACGTTCTTGGAGGAAAGAGAATTTCTGTAAACGGAAAATTCGAATATTTGCAAGATCAAATTGAAGTTTTAGACCTTGACAAACAAACTATTAAAACTGACAACACAAATCCGCATCAAGCTGCTAATTTTGCATCTTTTCTTTATAAGGATAATATTATTGTAATGGGTGGCTCTGTAAAAATGTCCGAAAAAGGTAAAAAAGATTTTTCGAATAAGATGCACTTATACAATCTTACTTCGGGATATTGGTATGAACTAGACAATATGTCAACAGCAAAAGAAGCCACCGGAATTCTAATCGACGACAAAATTTATCTCATTGGCGGCAACAACGGAAATCCTATTTCTCAAATCGAATCTTTTGATTTAATTTCACAAAAATGGCAAATCGAAGGTGAATTATTTTCAGGATTAGAAAGACCCGCTATCACTTATCACGATAACATCATTTATATTTTTGAAAATCAAAAAATGCTTGTGTACGATCTAAAAACTAAACAACTAAAAGAATACATAGTTGAATTAGGCTTGCAACTTTCGGCTATGTATTATGATACTAATAAATTGTATATTTTAGGAGGACGTACTGAAAACGAATATTCTACAATACCTTCTGCAAATGTATTCAGCATTGATACAGAGGAATTTAAAACTACACAACCTAACAGAATTAAAGTTTTATCTGGGGGATCAATTTTACCTAAAGCAGATTAATAAGACTGATAGAGTTATCTAAAAAACGTCTTTTCTTATACAAATCAGAGCCCTAGCCCAGATAGAAGCGGCATCCTTTTATTTTTTTCTTTAAAAAATAAAAGATATAGTGAATAGCTGGAAATAGCTCCTAAACAAAAACAAAAAAAAACGCCCTGTTTTCACAGAGCGTTCTTGGTATAATTGAATCTTAAAGATTAAGCTTTTCCGGCAGCAATTAAGTTTAATGCTGAACCTGCAACGAACCAGCCAATTTGACCTGCATTGTAAGTATGGTTTGCCAAGATTATATCTTTTGTACCATTTGCATGAACGAATTCTAATGTTAATGGTTTTCCCGGAGCGAATTCAGTTAAATCAGTAAAATTGATTGTATCGTCTTCCTGAATTTTATCGTAATCAGCTTCGTTTGCGAATGTTAATCCTAAAAGTCCTTGTTTTTTAAGGTTTGTTTCATGAATACGGGCAAAAGATTTTACCAATACCGCTTTAACCCCCAGGAAACGTGGCTCCATTGCAGCATGCTCACGTGACGAACCTTCGCCATAATTGTGATCTCCAACAACGATAGACGGAACTCCAGCCCCTTTATAAGCACGTGCTACAGCAGGAACGGCATCGTAAGTACCTGTTAATTGATTTTTTACTGAGTTTGTTTTTTGGTTGAATGCATTTACAGCACCAATCAACATATTGTTTGAAATATTATCTAAATGTCCGCGGAAACGTAACCATGGTCCAGCCATAGAAATGTGATCTGTTGTACATTTTCCGAATGCTTTGATTAACAATTTTGCACCTGTAATGTTTTTACCATCCCAAGCATCAAACGGAGCTAATAATTGCAAACGCTCTGATGTTGGACTAACCACAACCTGAACTCCTGAACCGTCTTCTGCAGGAACCTGGAATCCTGGATCTTTTACATCAAATCCTCTTGGAGGCAATTCGTCTCCTGTTGGTGCTTCAAGCCTTACTTCTTCTCCATCTTCGTTGATTAACGTATCTGTTAAAGGGTTAAAACCAAGATCTCCCGCAATTGCCATTGCAGTAACCAATTCTGGCGAACCTACGAAAGCTAAAGTGTTTGGGTTACCATCTGCACGTTTTGAGAAGTTACGGTTGAAAGAGTGAACGATTGTATTTCTTTCTTCTTTCTCTGCTCCATCTCTATCCCACATACCAATACATGGTCCGCAAGCATTTGCAAAAACGGTTGCTCCAATTTTTTCAAAAGTATCAATAAATCCGTCTCTTTCGATTGTATAACGAACAACTTCTGAACCTGGAGTAATTGTAAACTGAGATTTAGTTTTTAAATTTTTAGCACTTACTTGTCTTGCCAAAGAAGCTGCACGCGAGATATCTTCGTAAGATGAGTTTGTACATGAACCAATTAAACCAACCTGAATTTGTAACGGCCAGTTATTTTTGATTGCTGTTTCTTTCATTTTAGAAATTGGCGTAGCTAAATCCGGTGTAAATGGTCCGTTTAAGTGTGGCTCTAATTCTGTTAAATTGATTTCGATAA is a window encoding:
- a CDS encoding aconitate hydratase; translation: MAFDIEMIKKVYENMPGRVDKAREIVGRPLTLTEKILYNHLWDGNPTQAFGRGVDYVDFAPDRVACQDATAQMALLQFMHAGKPKVAVPTTVHCDHLIQAKVDAATDLARAKTQSNEVFDFLSSVSNKYGIGFWKPGAGIIHQVVLENYAFPGGMMIGTDSHTVNAGGLGMVAIGVGGADAVDVMSGMAWELKFPKLIGVKLTGKLSGWTAPKDVILKVAGILTVKGGTGAIVEYFGEGATSMSCTGKGTICNMGAEIGATTSTFGYDDSMSRYLRSTNRADVADAADKVASYLTGDPEVYANPEQYFDQVIEINLTELEPHLNGPFTPDLATPISKMKETAIKNNWPLQIQVGLIGSCTNSSYEDISRAASLARQVSAKNLKTKSQFTITPGSEVVRYTIERDGFIDTFEKIGATVFANACGPCIGMWDRDGAEKEERNTIVHSFNRNFSKRADGNPNTLAFVGSPELVTAMAIAGDLGFNPLTDTLINEDGEEVRLEAPTGDELPPRGFDVKDPGFQVPAEDGSGVQVVVSPTSERLQLLAPFDAWDGKNITGAKLLIKAFGKCTTDHISMAGPWLRFRGHLDNISNNMLIGAVNAFNQKTNSVKNQLTGTYDAVPAVARAYKGAGVPSIVVGDHNYGEGSSREHAAMEPRFLGVKAVLVKSFARIHETNLKKQGLLGLTFANEADYDKIQEDDTINFTDLTEFAPGKPLTLEFVHANGTKDIILANHTYNAGQIGWFVAGSALNLIAAGKA